The Saprospiraceae bacterium genome includes a window with the following:
- the cdd gene encoding cytidine deaminase, with the protein MREIRSETIIKIISSVDELTEQDKELISTAESMLKRAYAPYSHFHVGAAVRLTNGEIYVGCNQENASYPLCMCGERVALYNAGANRPDVPVETLAILVQNQKQPVPEPASPCGACRQVIYEFEMRHNHPIRILLKADGKEIYEIPSGKHLLPMGFDSSFL; encoded by the coding sequence GATGAACTGACAGAGCAGGACAAAGAGTTAATCTCAACTGCCGAGAGTATGCTGAAACGGGCTTATGCTCCTTATTCTCATTTTCATGTCGGCGCTGCAGTGAGACTGACTAACGGAGAAATATATGTCGGCTGCAATCAGGAAAATGCTTCTTATCCGCTGTGTATGTGTGGTGAAAGAGTAGCTTTATACAATGCGGGCGCCAATAGACCTGACGTACCGGTAGAGACATTGGCTATTCTGGTTCAGAATCAGAAACAACCCGTCCCGGAGCCGGCTTCTCCATGCGGAGCTTGCAGGCAAGTCATCTATGAATTTGAAATGCGGCACAATCATCCTATACGTATTCTGCTCAAAGCGGACGGAAAGGAAATATATGAAATTCCTTCAGGTAAACATTTGCTTCCTATGGGTTTTGATAGTTCATTTCTTTAA